A window of Chryseobacterium sp. IHB B 17019 genomic DNA:
TCTGTCCAGGTGTTTTTACCCGGAAATACGTGCCCGGGAACAGCAACAGTGACTATCGTGGGAGGAACTTCGCCCACCGTGCAGAATGCAACACTTACAGCCTGTTATGTTCAGGGAAATGCTACATTTAACCTGACTTCGGCCCAAACTTCAATAAGTACAACGCCGGGTGCCACTTTTGCTTACTACGTCAATCAGGCGGATGCTTTGGCAGGAAACGCCAATACAATTTCAAATACTACTGCATTTCCAAGTGCAGGGCAAACCATTTATGTTTTGGTTAAAAGCGGTTTCTGTTCAAAAGTAGCCGAGCTGCAACTCGTGAAGGCTCCACAAATGACGGCCACAATCGCTCCACCAAGTGTATTAACCTGTACAAACTCGCAAATTACACTGGATGCAACCACTTCAGTTTATCCTGCAGGAGCTACTTTCAACTGGACAACTACAAACGGAAATATTGTTTCAGGAGCCAATACTTTAAATCCTGTAATAAACTTAGCAGGAACTTATACTTTAACAATATCAAATACCTATCAACCTCAAAATTTAACATGTACAGCAACGGCAAACGTTACTGTAACAGGAGATAGTGCTCCGCCAACAACCGGATTAACGGCATCAAAATTAATCATCTGTTCCGGTGAATCCGTAACATTGACGGCTTCGGGAGGAACTACCTACAACTGGGTTGGATTACCGGGAACCGGAGCTACACAAACAGTTTCGCCAACGGCTACCACTACTTATACAGTGACGGCAGTGGGGGCGAACGGCTGCGTATCTCAAAACCCGGCAACAATTACGATTACTGTTAATCAACCATTCACGGCGCAGAACGCTACCTTATTCAAATGTTATCAGGATGGCGGTATCAATTATGATTTAACGGAAGCTCAGCCTCAGATTACTTCTGCAACAGGGGTTACTTTTGCTTATTATGTCAATCTTGCTGATGCTAATGCAGGAAATGCAAACACGATTGCAAACCCGGCTTCCTTCAATAGCGCAGGTGGACAGACCATTTATGTTCTGGTATCGAACGGCGGCTGTAAATATGTAGTAACATTACAATTATCAGCTACACCACAAACTACCTTAACTATCGCGCCGCCACAGCAAATTACCTGTACAACAGCTCAAACTACATTGAACGCGTCTGCTTCTGTAATTCCGGCAGGTTCTACAATTGCATGGACTACAACAGGGGGAGGAAATATCGTTTCGGGAGCAAATACTTTAAATCCTGTGGTAAATGCAGGTGGAGTATACACATTAACAGTATCAAATGTTAATCAGCCAGGAAATTTAACATGTACTTATACGGCAAACGTAACAGTAACACAAAATACAACGCTTCCTGTAGCAACGGTAACGTCTAGTGTTCCTCAGATTTGTCCGGGAGAATCAGTGACATTAACGGCTTCGGGAGGTGCTACTTACAACTGGGTGGGTCTTCCAGGAAATGGAAATACACAGGTGGTTTCTCCTACGGTTACTACAACTTATACGGTTTTTGCAGTAGGAGCGAACGGTTGTATATCTGCAAACCCTGCTACAGTTACAATAATAGTCGGTCCGCCGGTAGCAGTATTGGCTGCTTCAAAATCTAAGATTTGTGTGGGAGAATCTGTTACTTTAACAGCTACAGGAGGGGTTACTTATGAATGGGTAGGACTTCCAGGAAATGGAAATACACAGATTGTTTCGCCTACAGTCACTACAACATATTGCGTTTTTGCTTTGGGAGGAAATGGCTGTAAAGTAGCTACTCCTACTTGTATTACAATCGAAGTTGTTCCGGCCATTGTATCGACACTGGAAGATGTGTACGTTTGCGCAGGAGATTTCGGGACTTTAGATGCGGGGCCTGGGCCTAATTATACTTATGTTTGGAATACAGGTGCAACCACTCAGACTATTTCTGTAAATACTCCGGGAACGTATTCGGTAACAATAAGCAACGGAACTTGTTCTAAAGTGTTTACAGCTCAATTGATAAACCCTGCTTTGCCGCAGTTTACCAATGTAACATATGAAAATCATGTATTGACATTAACAGCAACAAATCCTACCGGAGGAACACTGGAATATTCCATTGACGGAGGCCTTACATGGCAGAATTCAAATATTTTCTATAATGTTTTGGATAATACAAGTTATAATCTCATGGTAAAGGTAAAAGATGCGAAATGTAGTACTACATTAGAATATTTCACATTTGTCATCAGCAATGCAATTACGCCGAATTCCGATGGTAAAAATGATACGATAGACTTTACAGGAATCAGTAAATACAATAATTTCGCGGCTTCTATCTTCGACAGGTATGGTCAGGAAGTATTTAAAGCCGGTAAAACGGATACGGTTTGGCACGGAACAATAAGGGGAAGCTTGAGCCTTCCAACGGCCACTTACTGGTATCGAGTGCAGTGGGAAAACCCTGCAAGCAAGAAATTGGAG
This region includes:
- a CDS encoding choice-of-anchor L domain-containing protein, with protein sequence MLNRRTRNLFLALILMIVGNFVFAQNRGKGIVAKPTAQSMKAGAFIDVNAAGYPESNFSITQLVKDVLISGGSACSAANVTNVVVSPNLPTSNPDRSWGYFNKATTNFPFAKGIVLTTGFARKAGNNFQATLSDGLSVQGDTDLATALGISNADLRDASYIEFDFVPASTKVTFRYLFASKEYQQDYPCTIGDGFALLLKKVGDPTYQNLAVLPGGTPVSVTNIHPTISTPGGGGCPAVNESYFAGYNTANIETNFNGRVIPLTASATVIPGQTYHFKMVLADYSDSNFDSAVFLEAGSFDIGVQILNPAGVALPPSINVCDNAPQTFTASVQGGGATYQWLLGGNPIPGATNASYTATQPGVYSVQVFLPGNTCPGTATVTIVGGTSPTVQNATLTACYVQGNATFNLTSAQTSISTTPGATFAYYVNQADALAGNANTISNTTAFPSAGQTIYVLVKSGFCSKVAELQLVKAPQMTATIAPPSVLTCTNSQITLDATTSVYPAGATFNWTTTNGNIVSGANTLNPVINLAGTYTLTISNTYQPQNLTCTATANVTVTGDSAPPTTGLTASKLIICSGESVTLTASGGTTYNWVGLPGTGATQTVSPTATTTYTVTAVGANGCVSQNPATITITVNQPFTAQNATLFKCYQDGGINYDLTEAQPQITSATGVTFAYYVNLADANAGNANTIANPASFNSAGGQTIYVLVSNGGCKYVVTLQLSATPQTTLTIAPPQQITCTTAQTTLNASASVIPAGSTIAWTTTGGGNIVSGANTLNPVVNAGGVYTLTVSNVNQPGNLTCTYTANVTVTQNTTLPVATVTSSVPQICPGESVTLTASGGATYNWVGLPGNGNTQVVSPTVTTTYTVFAVGANGCISANPATVTIIVGPPVAVLAASKSKICVGESVTLTATGGVTYEWVGLPGNGNTQIVSPTVTTTYCVFALGGNGCKVATPTCITIEVVPAIVSTLEDVYVCAGDFGTLDAGPGPNYTYVWNTGATTQTISVNTPGTYSVTISNGTCSKVFTAQLINPALPQFTNVTYENHVLTLTATNPTGGTLEYSIDGGLTWQNSNIFYNVLDNTSYNLMVKVKDAKCSTTLEYFTFVISNAITPNSDGKNDTIDFTGISKYNNFAASIFDRYGQEVFKAGKTDTVWHGTIRGSLSLPTATYWYRVQWENPASKKLEMRGGWILLKNRN